One Solea senegalensis isolate Sse05_10M linkage group LG3, IFAPA_SoseM_1, whole genome shotgun sequence genomic window carries:
- the acap1 gene encoding arf-GAP with coiled-coil, ANK repeat and PH domain-containing protein 1, translated as MTVKLDFEECLKDSPRFRADIEVVQNDVSELETRLDKLVKQCQAMLEAGRVYCQTSKSFVNGLRELGHQCSRDTMMEECLDTFSQKLSDILERQGEVIETTQKSVKTKLQSFVKEDVRRFKDVRKEFERSSETLEGALVRNAQAPRGKQHEVEEASNALLNARKTFRSEALDYVLEINVIEAKKKTDILMAMLSLMEAQAQFFQQGHESLSELDDYRRKLNEEHTQFVLNSARDKRDMEQRHAAIKKKDVSYDDSIMDFNADAANGIAMEGYLYKRASNAFKTWSRRWFSIQKNQLVYQKKVKDQPTVVVEDLRLCTVKPSTENERRFCFEVVSPSKCCLLQADSERQQKAWITAVQNSIASAFQERREDPNSPRRRCSSMSTGSLGSGGGGVGADQENQGCKALEEVQAISGNRQCCDCGEPGPDWASINLGITLCITCSGIHRSLGVHFSKVRSLILDSWEPELIKLMCELGNTVINRIYEARIDEITIKKPHSSSPRGDKESWIRSKYVEKKFIHKLPETGQNPPLGQSSVTRNRATTQDRSAQRPPLKPKPNRATLPRATGLSSTDLVQKNNTSPHKNTDEEEDLSRLHSGALLYRSAALQNFPVMADALAHGADVNWVNVAEESSTPLIQAVSENALAACEFLLQNGANVNQADSNGRGPLHHATILGHTGLVCLFLKRGADYNARDKNQKDPITIAVDNANADIVTLLRIAKMNKEMREMDGAFGQPGDETYQDIFRDFSHMASNNPEKLKRRSADPKS; from the exons ATGACAGTCAAACTGGACTTCGAGGAGTGTTTGAAAGACTCTCCGCGCTTCAG AGCCGATATCGAAGTGGTCCAAAATGACGTCAGTGAACTTGAGACGCGATTAGACAAG CTTGTGAAACAATGCCAGGCCATGCTGGAAGCAGGCAGAGTTTACTGCCAGACCAGCAAGAGCTTTGTCAACGGCCTCAGGGAGCTGGGACACCAGTGCTCCAGAGACACGATGATGGAG GAGTGTTTAGACACATTTTCCCAGAAGCTGTCAGATATCTTGGAGAGACAGGGG GAGGTGATCGAGACCACACAGAAGTCCGTTAAGACGAAGCTGCAGAGCTttgtgaaaga GGACGTCCGTCGGTTCAAAGATGTGCGGAAGGAGTTTGAGCGCAGCAGCGAAACCCTGGAGGGGGCGCTGGTGAGGAACGCTCAGGCCCCGCGGGGAAAGCAAcatgaggtggaggaggcgaGTAACGCGCTGCTTAACGCGCGTAAGACCTTCAGGTCTGAGGCCCTGGACTACGTCCTGGAG ATCAACGTCATCGAGGCCAAGAAGAAGACCGACATCCTGATGGCA ATgttgtcactgatggaggcCCAGGCCCAGTTCTTCCAACAAGGCCACGAGTCCCTGTCAGAGCTGGACGACTATCGGAGAAAGCTGAATGAAGAG CACACTCAGTTTGTCCTAAACTCAGCCAGAGACAAGAGGgacatggagcaaagacacgCCGCAATCAAGAAAAAG GATGTCTCCTATGATGACTCCATCATGGATTTCAATGCTGATGCAGCTAATGGGATTGCCATGGAAGGATACCTCTACAAGAGAGCCAGCAACGCCTTCAAGACCTGGAGCAG GCGCTGGTTTTCAATTCAAAAAAATCAGCTGGTGTATCAGAAGAAAGTCAag GACCAGCCCACAGTTGTGGTGGAGGACTTGCGTCTCTGCACGGTCAAGCCCAGCACAGAAAATGAGCGGCGGTTCTGCTTTGAAGTGGTCTCCCCGTCAAA GTGTTGTTTGTTACAGGCGGACTCAGAAAGGCAGCAGAAAGCCTGGATTACTGCCGTCCAAAACAGCATCGCATCAGCTTTtcaagagagaagagaggaccCAAACAGCcca AGGCGGCGCTGCAGCTCAATGTCGACGGGCAGTTTGGGCAGTGGGGGAGGAGGAGTCGGAGCGGATCAGGAGAACCAGGGCTGCAAGGCGCTGGAGGAGGTTCAGGCCATCTCAGGAAACCGGCAGTGCTGCGACTGCGGAGAGCCCGGTCCTGACTGGGCCTCCATCAACCTTGGCATCACGCTGTGTATCACCTGCTCTGGAATACACAG GAGCCTGGGAGTCCATTTCTCCAAGGTGCGCTCCCTCATTCTGGACTCCTGGGAACCGGAGCTCATTAAG ttGATGTGTGAACTGGGAAACACAGTAATCAACAGGATCTATGAGGCCCGCATTGATGAGATCACCATCAAAAAGCCACACTCTTCCAGTCCCAG GGGAGACAAGGAGTCGTGGATACGATCAAAGTACGTTGAAAAGAAGTTCATACACAAGCTGCCAGAGACCGGACAGAACCCCCCGCTTGGACAGTCCAGCGTCACGAGGAACCGGGCGACCACGCAGGACCGCAGTGCACAGCGGCCGCCGCTCAAACCCAAACCGAACCGAGCCACTCTGCCCCGGGCCACAG GATTGAGCTCCACTGACCTTGTCCAAAAGAACAATACAAGTCCTCACAAAA ACACggacgaggaggaggatctgagcaGGCTTCACTCCGGGGCGCTGCTGTACCGATCTGCGGCCCTGCAGAACTTCCCCGTCATGGCGGACGCGTTGGCTCACGGCGCCGATGTTAATTGGGTCAACGTGGCGGAAGAGTCCAGCACGCCATTGATACAGGCCGTCTCAGAG AACGCCCTGGCTGCCTGTGAGTTCCTGCTGCAGAACGGCGCCAACGTCAACCAGGCGGACAGCAACGGGAGAGGCCCGCTGCACCACGCCACCATCCTGGGTCACACTGG TTTGGTGTGTCTGTTCTTGAAGCGAGGTGCAGACTACAATGCCAGAGACAAGAACCAGAAAGACCCCATAACCATCGCTGTGGACAACGCCAACGCTGACATCGTTACTCT GCTGCGGATTGCCAAAATGAACAAGGAGATGCGGGAGATGGACGGAGCATTCGGCCAGCCAG GTGATGAAACATACCAGGACATCTTCAGAGACTTTTCACACATGGCCTCAAACAACCCCGAGAAGCTCAAACGCCGCAGTGCAGACCCTAAATCTTAA
- the slc16a13 gene encoding monocarboxylate transporter 13 encodes MNNHGPKAKSHSGEAEGPNGDWSWVLVGALFISTGLVFGLMRIMGIFFVEFVNYFEESSQSISWITSISLATQQFFSPVATALCNAYETRAVVMTGGFLSGLGLIAASQATCLVHLYLSMGVITGLGWALVFTPMMATVVANISQRRALALGLGLSSIGIFSFTLSPLFQLLVEMYTWRGALLIMGGLSLNIMVCGALIRPQWCSKALKKVDSKPRSSCATVLRRVSSYLELPVLLERPYLTYTATITIFNAGYFVPYVHLVALSRMTGFSEYQAAFIMSATGVTDILGRVTTGWFSDLGYFRTIHLLSLWVVLAGLFIILLPVSSLTGSYAALMAISLLYGFCSGALSSLVFAVMPMIVGVERVMGALGLLQLIESGAGLLGAPLSGLLKDMTGNYTVSFIVAGSFLIVGTLIMTTLPHYFSRTDPPPPHRVPHDVKDRGVHLELEHINNSPSDTSPKGAQ; translated from the exons ATGAACAACCATGGACCCAAAGCAAAGAGTCATAGCGGTGAAGCCGAGGGGCCGAATGGGGACTGGAGCTGGGTGCTGGTCGGTGCCCTGTTCATCAGCACGGGCCTTGTGTTCGGACTGATGCGAATCATGGGCattttctttgtggagtttgtAAATTACTTTGAGGAGAGCTCTCAGTCCATTTCTTGGATCACTTCCATCAGCTTGGCAACACAGCAGTTTTTCA GTCCTGTGGCTACAGCGCTGTGTAATGCTTATGAAACACGGGCGGTGGTGATGACAGGGGGCTTCCTCTCTGGACTCGGACTCATTGCTGCATCGCAGGCCACCTGCCTTGTTCACCTGTACCTCAGTATGGGTGTCATTACTG GCCTGGGCTGGGCGCTGGTCTTCACTCCGATGATGGCCACCGTTGTGGCTAACATCTCACAGCGTCGTGCTTTGGCGTTGGGACTGGGATTATCCAGCATTGGCATTTTCTCCTTCACTCTGTCCCCGCTCTTCCAGCTTCTGGTGGAGATGTACACATGGCGAGGGGCCCTGCTGATTATGGGGGGCCTCAGTCTCAACATAATGGTCTGCGGGGCGCTCATCCGTCCACAGTGGTGCTCCAAGGCTCTAAAAAAG GTGGATTCAAAGCCCAGGTCTTCGTGTGCTACAGTGCTGAGACGGGTCTCCTCCTACCTGGAGTTGCCAGTGCTCTTAGAGAGGCCTTATCTCACCTACACAGCCACCATTACTATATTTAATGCCGGCTACTTTGTGCCATATGTCCACCTGGTGGCTCTCAGCCGAATGACCGGCTTCTCCGAGTACCAAGCTGCTTTTATCATGTCAGCCACGGGAGTGACGGACATTTTAGGTCGTGTGACGACAGGCTGGTTCTCCGACCTGGGATACTTTCGGACGATCCATTTGCTGAGCTTGTGGGTAGTGCTGGCAGGGTTGTTCATCATACTGCTGCCTGTGAGCTCCCTGACGGGTTCTTATGCTGCACTGATGGCCATCAGCCTCCTCTATGGGTTCTGCTCCGGGGCTTTGAGCTCTCTGGTCTTTGCTGTGATGCCTATGATTGTGGGCGTGGAGCGGGTGATGGGGGCCCTGGGGCTGCTGCAGCTCATCGAGAGCGGCGCGGGACTGCTGGGAGCACCTTTGTCAG GGTTGCTTAAGGACATGACGGGAAACTACACTGTCTCTTTCATTGTAGCAGGAAGTTTCCTCATTGTTGGAACTCTGATCATGACCACTCTTCCGCACTACTTCTCCCGCACAGATCCTCCACCGCCACACAGAGTTCCCCACGATGTCAAAGACAGGGGAGTGCATTTGGAGTTGGAGCACATCAATAATTCGCCGTCTGACACAAGTCCAAAAGGAGCACAATGA
- the bcl6b gene encoding B-cell lymphoma 6 protein homolog isoform X1, with the protein MEALGGYRMEREQELRAEGYVKEFTRHSNDVLLNLNELRHRNILTDTTLVVGKVHLRAHCAVLVACSGFFYSLYSRHVTLQGPGGSGEQLMIVTLPNTLDPSSVSLLLDFMYTSRLPLTTSIVPGVLAAAAYLQMDHVAETCKDFMRLHCRENISARHLRLELDSRVSVASVAPKLGDLPHSGPVAGATRFPEEGGGSLKRGAFPSCQPRTKEPRGESESLRISTPIPSPDSPARSSCQPSSPAESNTCNKNLVSDTKATPDPKVCNWKKYKYIVLNPLCAANTVKEEDMDEAQSQASPITDMAGLTPKAPAEAWSGEVPGQIDRQGQASCYEGSGRAPPLGPPPSLDPPKVAPTHKDGNGKCQKTFTEISPCSIFPQLDPTDPEAVHHNQHAIKRENYYVPYCYSGNIQGTKTATCSGDKPYRCNVCGAQFNRPANLKTHSRIHSGEKPYRCDTCGARFVQVAHLRAHVLIHTGEKPYPCHTCGTRFRHLQTLKSHLRIHTGEKPYTCEKCDLHFRHKSQLRLHLRQKHGAVTNTKIRYKVLTEPYQPLLQAC; encoded by the exons ATGGAAGCACTTGGAGGTTACAGGATGGAAAGAGAGCAGGAGCTGAGAGCTGAGGGATATGTGAAGGAGTTCACACGCCACTCCAACGATGTGCTGCTCAACCTGAATGAACTCCGGCACCGCAACATCCTGACTGACACCACCCTGGTCGTTGGGAAGGTGCACTTACGGGCTCACTGTGCTGTGCTCGTGGCCTGCAG TGGGTTCTTCTACTCGCTGTATTCCCGCCATGTGACACTTCAGGGGCCTGGTGGCAGTGGGGAGCAGCTCATGATTGTGACTCTTCCCAACACCTTGGACCCATCCAGCGTCTCCCTGCTCCTCGACTTCATGTACACCTCCCGTCTCCCTCTGACAACAAGCATTGTCCCGGGTGTGCTCGCTGCTGCAGCCTACCTGCAGATGGACCACGTGGCTGAAACCTGCAAGGATTTCATGCGCCTGCACTG CAGGGAGAATATAAGTGCAAGACACCTACGATTGGAGCTGGACTCCAGAGTGTCTGTAGCCTCTGTAGCCCCGAAGTTAGGGGACCTGCCTCATTCAGGACCAGTGGCAGGGGCAACAAG GTTCCCTGAGGAGGGTGGGGGCTCTCTCAAGCGAGGGGCTTTCCCGTCCTGCCAGCCCAGGACAAAGGAACCAAGAGGAGAGTCAGAATCACTCCGCATATCCACCCCCATCCCATCTCCTGACAGCCCAGCCCGCTCCAGCTGCCAACCCAGCTCTCCAGCCGAGTCCAACACCTGTAACAAAAACCTTGTG AGTGACACCAAAGCCACACCAGACCCAAAGGTCTGCAACTGGAAGAAATACAAGTACATTGTCCTCAACCCTCTGTGTGCTGCAAacacagtgaaggaggaggacatggACGAAGCCCAAAGTCAAGCATCACCCATCACGGATATGGCCGGCTTGACACCCAAAGCCCCAGCAGAGGCGTGGTCTGGAGAAGTGCCTGGTCAGATTGATAG ACAGGGGCAGGCCTCCTGCTACGAGGGTTCTGGCCGAGCCCCTCCCCTCGGGCCACCCCCCTCTCTGGACCCCCCAAAAGTGGCACCCACTCACAAGGACGGAAATGGTAAATGCCAAAAGACTTTTACAGAAA TTTCACCCTGCTCCATCTTCCCACAACTGGACCCAACTGATCCAGAAGCTGTCCACCACAATCAACATGCAATCAAGCGAGAGAACTACTATGTGCCCTACTGTTATTCCGGCAACATACAAGGAACCAAGACTGCTACCTGCTCAG GTGACAAACCGTACCGCTGCAATGTGTGTGGTGCCCAGTTCAACCGCCCCGCCAACCTGAAGACTCACTCCCGCATTCACTCAGGAGAGAAACCGTACCGCTGTGACACATGTGGAGCGCGATTTGTTCAG GTAGCCCACCTCAGGGCCCATGTCCTGAtccacacaggtgagaagcctTACCCCTGCCACACCTGTGGCACCCGCTTCCGCCATCTGCAGACTCTGAAGAGCCATCTACGCATCCACACTGGGGAGAAGCCTTACACT tgcgAGAAGTGTGACCTTCACTTCCGCCACAAGAGCCAGCTGCGTCTCCACCTGCGGCAGAAACACGGAGCTGTCACCAACACCAAGATCCGCTACAAGGTCCTGACTGAACCGTACCAGCCTTTACTGCAGGCCTGCTGA
- the bcl6b gene encoding B-cell CLL/lymphoma 6 member B protein isoform X2, with the protein MEALGGYRMEREQELRAEGYVKEFTRHSNDVLLNLNELRHRNILTDTTLVVGKVHLRAHCAVLVACSGFFYSLYSRHVTLQGPGGSGEQLMIVTLPNTLDPSSVSLLLDFMYTSRLPLTTSIVPGVLAAAAYLQMDHVAETCKDFMRLHCRENISARHLRLELDSRVSVASVAPKLGDLPHSGPVAGATRFPEEGGGSLKRGAFPSCQPRTKEPRGESESLRISTPIPSPDSPARSSCQPSSPAESNTCNKNLVSDTKATPDPKVCNWKKYKYIVLNPLCAANTVKEEDMDEAQSQASPITDMAGLTPKAPAEAWSGEVPGQIDRQGQASCYEGSGRAPPLGPPPSLDPPKVAPTHKDGNVSPCSIFPQLDPTDPEAVHHNQHAIKRENYYVPYCYSGNIQGTKTATCSGDKPYRCNVCGAQFNRPANLKTHSRIHSGEKPYRCDTCGARFVQVAHLRAHVLIHTGEKPYPCHTCGTRFRHLQTLKSHLRIHTGEKPYTCEKCDLHFRHKSQLRLHLRQKHGAVTNTKIRYKVLTEPYQPLLQAC; encoded by the exons ATGGAAGCACTTGGAGGTTACAGGATGGAAAGAGAGCAGGAGCTGAGAGCTGAGGGATATGTGAAGGAGTTCACACGCCACTCCAACGATGTGCTGCTCAACCTGAATGAACTCCGGCACCGCAACATCCTGACTGACACCACCCTGGTCGTTGGGAAGGTGCACTTACGGGCTCACTGTGCTGTGCTCGTGGCCTGCAG TGGGTTCTTCTACTCGCTGTATTCCCGCCATGTGACACTTCAGGGGCCTGGTGGCAGTGGGGAGCAGCTCATGATTGTGACTCTTCCCAACACCTTGGACCCATCCAGCGTCTCCCTGCTCCTCGACTTCATGTACACCTCCCGTCTCCCTCTGACAACAAGCATTGTCCCGGGTGTGCTCGCTGCTGCAGCCTACCTGCAGATGGACCACGTGGCTGAAACCTGCAAGGATTTCATGCGCCTGCACTG CAGGGAGAATATAAGTGCAAGACACCTACGATTGGAGCTGGACTCCAGAGTGTCTGTAGCCTCTGTAGCCCCGAAGTTAGGGGACCTGCCTCATTCAGGACCAGTGGCAGGGGCAACAAG GTTCCCTGAGGAGGGTGGGGGCTCTCTCAAGCGAGGGGCTTTCCCGTCCTGCCAGCCCAGGACAAAGGAACCAAGAGGAGAGTCAGAATCACTCCGCATATCCACCCCCATCCCATCTCCTGACAGCCCAGCCCGCTCCAGCTGCCAACCCAGCTCTCCAGCCGAGTCCAACACCTGTAACAAAAACCTTGTG AGTGACACCAAAGCCACACCAGACCCAAAGGTCTGCAACTGGAAGAAATACAAGTACATTGTCCTCAACCCTCTGTGTGCTGCAAacacagtgaaggaggaggacatggACGAAGCCCAAAGTCAAGCATCACCCATCACGGATATGGCCGGCTTGACACCCAAAGCCCCAGCAGAGGCGTGGTCTGGAGAAGTGCCTGGTCAGATTGATAG ACAGGGGCAGGCCTCCTGCTACGAGGGTTCTGGCCGAGCCCCTCCCCTCGGGCCACCCCCCTCTCTGGACCCCCCAAAAGTGGCACCCACTCACAAGGACGGAAATG TTTCACCCTGCTCCATCTTCCCACAACTGGACCCAACTGATCCAGAAGCTGTCCACCACAATCAACATGCAATCAAGCGAGAGAACTACTATGTGCCCTACTGTTATTCCGGCAACATACAAGGAACCAAGACTGCTACCTGCTCAG GTGACAAACCGTACCGCTGCAATGTGTGTGGTGCCCAGTTCAACCGCCCCGCCAACCTGAAGACTCACTCCCGCATTCACTCAGGAGAGAAACCGTACCGCTGTGACACATGTGGAGCGCGATTTGTTCAG GTAGCCCACCTCAGGGCCCATGTCCTGAtccacacaggtgagaagcctTACCCCTGCCACACCTGTGGCACCCGCTTCCGCCATCTGCAGACTCTGAAGAGCCATCTACGCATCCACACTGGGGAGAAGCCTTACACT tgcgAGAAGTGTGACCTTCACTTCCGCCACAAGAGCCAGCTGCGTCTCCACCTGCGGCAGAAACACGGAGCTGTCACCAACACCAAGATCCGCTACAAGGTCCTGACTGAACCGTACCAGCCTTTACTGCAGGCCTGCTGA